From the Vibrio metoecus genome, one window contains:
- a CDS encoding phosphoribulokinase, producing the protein MSAKHPIIAVTGSSGAGTTTTSEAFRKMFNMMSIKPAWVEGDSFHRFTRPEMDVEIRKAREQGRHISYFGPQANDFPTLEEFFRQYGKVGTGQVRRYLHTFDEAVPYNQMPGTFTPWQSLPENSDVLFYEGLHGGVVDGDVNVAQHVDFLIGMVPIVNLEWIQKYVRDTRDRGHSREAVMDSIVRSMDDYLKFITPQFSRTHINFQRVPTVDTSNPLNAKGIPTLDESFVVIRFRGIKNVDFPYLLAMIDGSFMSRHNTIVVPGGKMSFAMDLIVRPLLQQLIETGKIG; encoded by the coding sequence ATGTCAGCCAAACATCCGATTATTGCGGTGACGGGTTCTTCCGGCGCCGGAACTACAACCACCTCTGAAGCCTTTCGCAAGATGTTCAATATGATGAGCATCAAGCCTGCTTGGGTTGAGGGGGACAGTTTTCATCGCTTCACTCGTCCAGAAATGGATGTAGAAATCCGCAAGGCGCGCGAGCAAGGTCGCCATATCAGTTACTTTGGTCCCCAAGCCAACGATTTCCCAACCCTTGAAGAATTCTTCCGCCAATACGGAAAAGTAGGCACCGGCCAAGTGCGCCGCTACTTACACACCTTTGATGAAGCAGTTCCGTATAACCAAATGCCCGGTACGTTTACGCCTTGGCAATCACTGCCCGAAAACTCAGATGTGCTGTTTTATGAAGGCTTACACGGCGGTGTGGTCGATGGTGATGTCAATGTCGCGCAACACGTCGACTTTTTGATTGGTATGGTGCCGATTGTTAACCTTGAGTGGATTCAGAAATACGTACGTGATACACGCGATCGCGGCCATTCACGTGAAGCGGTGATGGATTCCATCGTCCGTTCAATGGACGACTACCTTAAATTCATCACCCCGCAATTTTCGCGCACCCACATCAACTTTCAACGTGTGCCCACAGTCGATACTTCTAACCCACTCAATGCTAAAGGCATTCCAACGCTGGATGAGAGTTTTGTGGTGATCCGTTTTCGTGGCATCAAAAATGTCGATTTCCCCTACTTACTGGCGATGATTGATGGCTCATTCATGTCACGCCACAACACCATCGTGGTGCCTGGGGGCAAGATGAGTTTTGCCATGGATTTGATTGTGCGTCCGCTACTGCAACAACTGATCGAAACCGGAAAAATCGGCTAG
- a CDS encoding ABC transporter ATP-binding protein, which produces MITFSEIQLLRGGKPLLEQASATIHPGDKVGLVGKNGCGKSTLFALLKDELTIDAGSFSKPAYWELAWVAQETPALDRSALEYVIDGDREYRELERQLIEAEAADNGTKVAELHGKIEMVGGYSIRARASELLDGLGFTQEQMSWSLTQFSGGWRMRLNLAQALICRSDLLLLDEPTNHLDLDAVMWLERWLQSYPGTLILISHDRDFLDPIVNRIVHIENQTLNEYTGNYSSFETQRAQKMLQQQAIYQKQQKQMAHMQSYIDRFRYKASKARQAQSRIKALERMEKVLPAQFDNPFSFEFREPAALPNPILMMDQVAAGYGDNLILEKIRLNLVPGSRIGLLGRNGAGKSTLIKLLSGELKPQAGDCTYSQGVKIGYFAQHQLETLHPEETPLQHMMQIAPDKNELELRNYLGSFGFHGEKALEKVAPFSGGEKARLVLALIVWQKPNLLLLDEPTNHLDLDMRQALTFALQSYEGAMVIVSHDRYLLRATTDDLYLVHDHQVGPFDGDLNDYYKWLTDQQKAERKETQPNNAVNSANSAAAKKEQKRREADFRKLTAPIRKKLTQLEEKLDKLNHVISEMEAQLSDTSLYEAQNKATLTEVLAKQAAAKSELEQVELEWMAEQETLEEMEQEFNG; this is translated from the coding sequence ATGATTACCTTCTCTGAGATTCAGCTACTGCGCGGCGGCAAACCACTCCTTGAGCAAGCTTCAGCCACCATTCATCCCGGCGACAAAGTGGGTTTAGTGGGTAAAAACGGTTGTGGCAAATCCACCCTGTTTGCCTTACTGAAAGATGAACTGACTATTGATGCAGGCTCCTTCAGCAAACCCGCCTACTGGGAGCTGGCTTGGGTAGCGCAGGAAACACCGGCGCTGGATCGCAGTGCACTGGAATACGTGATCGATGGAGATCGCGAATACCGCGAACTAGAACGCCAACTGATAGAAGCTGAAGCGGCAGACAACGGAACCAAAGTGGCCGAATTGCATGGCAAGATCGAAATGGTCGGTGGTTACAGCATTCGCGCCCGTGCCTCTGAGTTGCTTGACGGCTTAGGCTTTACTCAAGAACAAATGAGCTGGAGCCTGACCCAATTTTCTGGTGGTTGGCGGATGCGTTTAAACCTCGCGCAAGCGCTGATTTGTCGCTCTGACTTACTGCTGCTCGACGAACCGACCAACCACTTGGATTTGGATGCCGTGATGTGGCTGGAGCGTTGGCTGCAAAGCTACCCCGGCACACTGATCCTGATTTCGCATGACCGCGATTTCCTCGACCCGATCGTCAATCGCATTGTGCATATTGAAAATCAAACCCTGAATGAATACACGGGGAACTACTCGTCGTTTGAAACTCAGCGCGCACAAAAAATGCTTCAGCAACAAGCCATCTACCAAAAGCAACAAAAGCAGATGGCGCACATGCAAAGCTACATTGATCGCTTCCGCTATAAAGCTTCAAAAGCTCGCCAAGCACAAAGCCGGATCAAAGCGCTGGAGCGGATGGAAAAAGTGCTGCCTGCACAGTTTGATAACCCATTCAGCTTTGAATTTCGTGAACCCGCGGCACTACCTAACCCGATCCTGATGATGGATCAGGTCGCGGCGGGCTACGGCGATAACTTAATCCTTGAGAAAATCCGCCTCAATTTGGTGCCGGGCAGCCGCATCGGCCTGCTTGGTCGTAACGGTGCGGGTAAATCAACTTTGATCAAACTGCTCTCGGGTGAACTCAAACCGCAAGCGGGTGACTGCACTTACTCGCAAGGGGTGAAAATTGGTTACTTTGCGCAGCATCAGTTGGAAACTCTGCATCCGGAAGAGACGCCGCTGCAACACATGATGCAAATCGCGCCAGACAAAAATGAGCTGGAACTGCGTAACTACTTAGGCAGCTTTGGCTTCCATGGAGAGAAAGCGCTCGAAAAAGTCGCGCCTTTCTCTGGCGGTGAAAAAGCCCGTTTAGTGTTGGCGCTGATTGTGTGGCAAAAGCCTAACTTACTGCTGCTCGACGAACCCACCAACCATCTGGATTTGGATATGCGTCAGGCACTGACGTTTGCGCTACAAAGCTATGAAGGGGCGATGGTGATCGTCAGCCATGATCGCTACTTGCTGCGTGCCACCACCGATGATCTCTATTTAGTGCATGATCACCAAGTCGGCCCGTTTGATGGTGACTTGAATGACTACTACAAATGGCTCACCGATCAACAAAAAGCCGAGCGTAAAGAAACCCAACCGAACAATGCCGTGAATAGCGCGAACAGTGCCGCTGCGAAAAAAGAGCAAAAGCGCCGTGAAGCAGATTTTCGTAAGCTCACTGCGCCAATTCGCAAAAAGTTGACACAGTTAGAAGAGAAACTCGATAAGTTGAACCACGTCATCAGTGAGATGGAAGCACAATTGTCGGACACCTCACTGTACGAAGCACAGAATAAAGCGACACTGACTGAGGTGTTGGCTAAACAAGCCGCCGCCAAATCCGAGCTTGAGCAAGTCGAGCTAGAATGGATGGCCGAGCAGGAAACCTTGGAAGAGATGGAACAGGAGTTCAACGGTTAA
- the kefG gene encoding glutathione-regulated potassium-efflux system ancillary protein KefG yields MRNLVNREQTKAKVLVVYAHPDPQHSVANQVMIEHIADLEHVSIVDLYATYPNFFIDVHAEQQRLREHDVLVLQHPLYMYSCPALLKEWIDRVLSKGFAFGKNSALKGKLWRSVITTGGNHTAYDQRGYNRYPLNEILQPFELSAALCQMNWVEPLVLYWSRNISDEEREQHARRYRQWLQEIAHWQGGLYDATDQ; encoded by the coding sequence GTGCGCAACTTGGTCAACCGAGAGCAAACGAAAGCCAAAGTGTTGGTGGTGTATGCGCACCCCGATCCACAACACTCCGTTGCCAATCAGGTGATGATTGAACACATTGCGGATTTAGAGCATGTTTCGATTGTTGACCTCTATGCCACTTACCCCAATTTCTTTATTGATGTGCACGCTGAGCAGCAACGCTTGCGTGAGCATGATGTGTTGGTGTTGCAACATCCCCTCTATATGTATTCCTGCCCTGCGCTCTTGAAAGAGTGGATCGATCGCGTTCTGAGTAAAGGTTTTGCTTTCGGTAAAAATAGTGCGCTGAAAGGTAAACTGTGGCGCAGCGTGATCACCACGGGTGGCAACCACACCGCTTACGATCAACGCGGTTATAACCGTTATCCGCTGAATGAAATCCTGCAGCCGTTTGAACTCAGTGCCGCTTTGTGTCAGATGAATTGGGTAGAGCCTTTGGTGCTCTATTGGTCACGCAACATCAGTGATGAAGAGCGTGAGCAGCATGCGCGGCGCTATCGGCAATGGTTACAAGAGATCGCCCACTGGCAAGGAGGGCTCTATGACGCCACTGACCAGTGA
- the astA gene encoding arginine N-succinyltransferase, whose translation MLVVRPISMADYEALHTCAVESGHGFTSLPVDQELLTNRITHSEYSFSKPNVTTPGDEGYLMVGVDSETGQVAGTTGIEASIGWDVPFYSYHISTIVHSSPKLGVNNVVKLLTFGNNYTGCSEICTLFLRPQFRQGLNGRLMSKCRFLMMAEHSHRFSKTIFAEMRGVSDADGNSPFWKWLQEHFFSIDFTLADYLTGIGKKGFIADLMPKLPIYVNLLSKEAQAVIGQVHENTRPALVLLEKEGFTCRNYVDIFDAGPTVECELNNIESVRHSVRAIVEVAEHSSSQNFIMCNTSFENFRATAAKAAYSQEDNAVIISPKVAAALEVSTGDYLRILAQ comes from the coding sequence ATGCTAGTTGTTCGTCCGATTAGCATGGCGGACTATGAGGCGCTACATACCTGCGCTGTCGAGTCCGGCCATGGCTTCACATCATTGCCAGTAGATCAAGAGCTACTGACCAATCGTATTACCCACTCTGAATACAGCTTTAGCAAACCGAACGTCACCACGCCCGGCGATGAAGGCTATTTGATGGTCGGGGTTGATAGCGAAACCGGACAAGTGGCGGGTACCACGGGTATTGAAGCCTCAATTGGTTGGGATGTGCCGTTTTATTCCTATCACATCAGCACCATAGTCCACTCGTCACCTAAATTGGGTGTCAACAATGTGGTGAAGTTGTTGACGTTTGGTAACAACTACACCGGATGTAGCGAAATCTGTACTCTGTTTTTGCGCCCTCAATTTCGCCAAGGCTTGAATGGTCGTTTAATGTCTAAATGCCGTTTTTTGATGATGGCGGAACACTCACACCGTTTTTCCAAAACCATTTTCGCTGAGATGCGTGGCGTTTCCGATGCCGATGGCAATTCACCATTTTGGAAGTGGCTGCAAGAGCACTTTTTCTCGATTGATTTCACCTTGGCCGATTATCTGACTGGGATTGGCAAAAAAGGCTTTATCGCTGACTTGATGCCCAAGTTGCCAATTTACGTCAACTTGCTGAGCAAAGAAGCGCAAGCGGTGATTGGTCAGGTGCATGAAAACACGCGACCTGCCTTGGTATTGCTTGAGAAAGAGGGCTTCACCTGTCGCAATTACGTCGACATTTTTGATGCGGGTCCAACCGTGGAGTGCGAGCTGAACAATATCGAATCGGTGCGCCACTCAGTACGCGCTATTGTTGAAGTGGCAGAACATTCGAGCTCGCAGAATTTCATTATGTGTAATACCTCGTTTGAGAACTTCCGGGCTACGGCGGCCAAAGCCGCATACAGCCAAGAAGATAACGCGGTGATCATCTCCCCCAAAGTCGCCGCGGCGTTAGAAGTGAGCACTGGGGATTATTTACGGATTTTGGCGCAGTAG
- the astD gene encoding succinylglutamate-semialdehyde dehydrogenase gives MTHWIAGEWVTGTGEKLESHTPYSHELLWQGYSASVEQVEAAVNAARRAFVDWKKRPFAEREQKVLAFAELVKANSEQIAQVIAKETGKPLWETRTEAASIAGKIAISIRAYHERTGETVREAAGNQLVLRHRPLGVMAVFGPYNFPGHLPNGHIVPALLAGNTVVFKPSEQTPWTGEVLMQLWQQAGLPAGVINLVQGSKETGIALAQSRGIDGLLFTGSANTGHLLHRQFAGQPDKMLALEMGGNNPMVISEHYGDLDATVYTIIQSAFISSGQRCTCARRLYVPLGTKGDVLLEKLVAVTAKLRIDQPFAEPAPFMGPLVSEAAAQAILNAQSHLQALGGKSLLEARALHAAFITPAIIDVTAIERLPDDEYFGPLLQVVRYQTLAQAVELANDTRFGLSAGLVSTDDDEWDYFVDHIRAGIVNRNRQLTGASGDAPFGGPGASGNLRPSAFYAADYCAYPMASMEGETTLLPATLSPGVEL, from the coding sequence ATGACACATTGGATAGCCGGTGAATGGGTGACGGGAACCGGTGAAAAGTTGGAATCACATACGCCTTATAGCCATGAGCTTTTATGGCAAGGCTACAGTGCCAGTGTTGAACAAGTGGAAGCCGCGGTAAACGCGGCTCGCCGAGCGTTCGTGGACTGGAAAAAACGCCCATTTGCCGAGCGTGAACAGAAGGTGTTGGCCTTTGCGGAATTGGTGAAAGCCAACAGCGAACAGATTGCGCAAGTGATTGCTAAAGAGACGGGCAAGCCTTTGTGGGAAACGCGCACGGAAGCGGCTTCAATTGCCGGAAAAATCGCGATTTCGATTCGTGCTTATCATGAGCGTACTGGTGAAACGGTGCGTGAAGCGGCGGGCAATCAGCTGGTATTGCGCCATCGACCGTTGGGTGTGATGGCGGTGTTTGGGCCGTATAACTTCCCCGGCCATTTACCGAATGGACATATAGTGCCTGCGCTGCTGGCGGGCAATACCGTGGTGTTTAAGCCTTCTGAGCAAACCCCGTGGACTGGCGAAGTCTTGATGCAGTTATGGCAACAGGCTGGCTTGCCTGCTGGTGTCATCAATCTGGTTCAAGGCTCAAAAGAGACGGGGATTGCGCTCGCGCAATCACGCGGGATTGATGGTTTGCTGTTTACGGGGAGTGCCAATACTGGGCATCTGCTGCATCGCCAATTTGCAGGTCAGCCGGACAAAATGCTGGCGCTGGAAATGGGCGGCAATAATCCTATGGTGATTTCAGAGCACTATGGCGATCTGGATGCCACGGTTTACACCATTATTCAATCGGCGTTTATCAGTAGTGGTCAACGCTGCACCTGTGCGCGCCGCTTGTATGTGCCACTAGGGACGAAAGGCGATGTGTTGCTAGAGAAACTGGTTGCGGTAACGGCTAAGCTGCGTATTGATCAGCCCTTTGCTGAGCCTGCTCCCTTTATGGGCCCCTTAGTTTCCGAAGCTGCGGCACAAGCGATCCTCAATGCGCAATCCCATCTACAAGCATTAGGCGGTAAAAGTCTGCTTGAAGCTCGCGCTTTGCATGCGGCGTTTATCACACCAGCGATCATTGATGTCACGGCGATTGAGCGCTTGCCGGATGATGAATATTTCGGACCTTTGCTACAAGTGGTGCGTTACCAGACTTTGGCGCAAGCGGTAGAGCTTGCCAATGATACCCGCTTTGGCTTATCCGCTGGACTCGTCTCGACTGACGATGACGAGTGGGATTACTTTGTCGATCATATTCGTGCGGGCATCGTCAATCGTAACCGCCAATTAACCGGAGCCAGTGGTGATGCACCGTTTGGTGGCCCTGGAGCATCGGGCAACTTACGCCCCAGTGCCTTCTATGCCGCCGACTATTGCGCTTATCCAATGGCCTCAATGGAAGGGGAGACAACATTGCTTCCTGCTACCTTGAGCCCGGGCGTTGAACTCTAA
- the crp gene encoding cAMP-activated global transcriptional regulator CRP, whose protein sequence is MVLGKPQTDPTLEWFLSHCHIHKYPSKSTLIHAGEKAETLYYIVKGSVAVLIKDEEGKEMILSYLNQGDFIGELGLFEEGQERTAWVRAKTPCEVAEISFKKFRQLIQVNPDILMRLSGQMARRLQVTSQKVGDLAFLDVTGRIAQTLLNLARQPDAMTHPDGMQIKITRQEIGQIVGCSRETVGRILKMLEEQNLISAHGKTIVVYGTR, encoded by the coding sequence ATGGTTCTAGGTAAACCTCAAACCGATCCAACACTAGAGTGGTTTCTTTCACATTGTCACATTCATAAGTACCCATCAAAAAGCACACTGATCCACGCGGGTGAGAAAGCGGAAACGCTGTACTACATCGTAAAAGGTTCAGTTGCGGTACTGATCAAAGATGAAGAAGGTAAAGAGATGATTCTCTCTTACCTGAACCAAGGTGATTTTATCGGTGAGCTTGGCTTGTTTGAAGAAGGCCAAGAGCGTACCGCTTGGGTTCGTGCTAAAACACCTTGTGAAGTGGCTGAAATCTCATTTAAGAAATTCCGTCAATTGATCCAAGTAAACCCAGATATCTTGATGCGCCTTTCAGGTCAAATGGCTCGTCGTCTGCAAGTGACCAGCCAAAAAGTTGGCGACCTTGCGTTCCTAGACGTAACTGGCCGTATCGCACAGACTCTGCTGAACCTTGCACGTCAGCCAGATGCGATGACTCACCCAGATGGTATGCAAATCAAGATCACTCGCCAAGAGATCGGTCAAATTGTTGGCTGTTCTCGTGAAACCGTTGGCCGCATCCTGAAGATGCTGGAAGAGCAGAACCTGATCTCTGCCCACGGTAAAACCATCGTGGTTTACGGCACTCGCTAA
- a CDS encoding DUF1338 domain-containing protein — MTPTALFQSLWNDYIERLCPSAEKVHQLLQEDEPLINDHIALRTFNVAPLGLETMAKPFLALGYQACGEYEFKSKKLFAKHFEHPDPLQPKVFISELKVEECSPELQAIVEKLVAQVQPQALASEAFLYGGRLWSLSHADYLTLAKESEYAAWLAAHGYGANHFTVSVNQLNALHEVKQVNDHLRQHGFSINESGGEVKGSPEVLLEQSSTMADKVLVRFNEGAEMIPGGFYEFAKRYPMANGLLYPGFVEASADKIFESTNR, encoded by the coding sequence ATGACGCCAACAGCTTTATTCCAATCGCTCTGGAATGATTATATTGAGCGCCTCTGCCCGTCGGCAGAGAAAGTACATCAACTCTTACAAGAAGATGAGCCACTGATTAATGATCACATCGCGCTGCGTACTTTTAATGTCGCGCCGCTAGGATTAGAAACGATGGCGAAGCCGTTTTTGGCGCTCGGCTATCAAGCGTGTGGTGAGTATGAATTCAAAAGTAAAAAACTCTTTGCTAAGCATTTTGAACATCCCGATCCTTTGCAGCCTAAGGTTTTCATTAGTGAGCTGAAAGTGGAAGAGTGTTCACCTGAGCTGCAAGCGATTGTTGAAAAGCTGGTGGCACAAGTTCAGCCACAAGCATTAGCCAGTGAGGCTTTTTTGTATGGCGGTCGCTTATGGAGCTTAAGCCATGCCGACTATCTTACTTTGGCGAAAGAGAGTGAGTATGCCGCTTGGCTTGCGGCGCATGGTTATGGTGCAAACCACTTTACAGTCAGCGTGAATCAGCTCAATGCGCTGCATGAAGTGAAACAGGTCAATGACCATCTGCGCCAACATGGCTTTAGCATCAATGAATCGGGTGGGGAAGTAAAAGGCTCACCAGAAGTCTTGCTCGAACAGTCTTCGACCATGGCTGATAAAGTGTTAGTGCGTTTTAACGAAGGCGCGGAGATGATCCCCGGTGGCTTTTATGAGTTTGCCAAACGTTATCCAATGGCGAATGGATTGCTGTACCCCGGATTTGTCGAAGCTTCGGCGGATAAGATTTTTGAAAGCACGAACCGTTAA
- a CDS encoding hydrolase has protein sequence MTQFIAAKGLANPHLQTLLPRLLRKQPLFSAEWQTLFTPDGDFLDLAWSEDWRTPHAQCKPLFVLFHGLEGSFKSPYANGLMHAFARQGWLSVMMHFRGCSGKPNHLARAYHSGETGDARFVLEYLRKQLPERPIVAVGVSLGGNMLANYLAQYRDDPIVSAATLISAPLDLAACSQRIEQGFSKVYRAYLLSSLKKNAIAKYPLLENALPLSPERIRAIAKLAEFDDVITAPLHGFHDAADYYQQCSGIKQLTQIRVPTQIIHAKDDPFMTEAVIPDFPLPANIDYRLFEHGGHVGFLSGSWLKPRFWLEQTLPEYYSHLRDDFLHQS, from the coding sequence ATGACTCAATTTATTGCTGCCAAGGGGCTTGCTAATCCCCACTTACAAACTCTGCTGCCTCGCTTACTGCGTAAACAGCCGCTGTTTAGTGCCGAATGGCAAACCCTATTCACGCCTGATGGTGATTTTCTCGATCTAGCTTGGAGCGAAGATTGGCGCACACCACACGCGCAGTGTAAGCCGCTGTTTGTGTTGTTCCACGGCTTAGAAGGCAGCTTCAAAAGCCCTTATGCGAACGGCTTGATGCACGCCTTTGCAAGGCAGGGCTGGCTCTCGGTGATGATGCATTTTCGCGGTTGCAGTGGTAAACCCAACCACTTAGCACGCGCTTACCATTCCGGTGAAACGGGTGATGCGCGTTTTGTGCTGGAGTATCTGCGTAAACAATTACCAGAGCGTCCGATCGTTGCCGTCGGTGTTTCACTCGGCGGTAACATGCTCGCGAACTATCTTGCGCAGTATCGTGATGATCCTATCGTCAGTGCCGCCACCTTGATTTCCGCGCCACTCGATTTAGCCGCCTGCTCACAACGTATCGAGCAAGGTTTCTCTAAAGTGTATCGCGCCTATCTACTCTCTTCATTGAAGAAAAATGCCATCGCGAAATACCCACTGCTGGAAAATGCTTTGCCACTGAGCCCGGAGCGGATCCGCGCTATCGCTAAACTCGCCGAGTTTGATGATGTGATCACCGCGCCGCTACACGGTTTTCATGATGCTGCCGATTATTATCAGCAGTGCTCCGGGATTAAACAGCTGACTCAGATCCGCGTCCCGACTCAGATCATCCACGCCAAAGACGATCCGTTTATGACCGAAGCGGTGATCCCAGATTTCCCGCTACCAGCGAACATCGATTACCGTTTGTTTGAGCATGGCGGCCATGTGGGCTTTCTAAGTGGATCATGGCTAAAGCCCCGCTTTTGGCTAGAGCAAACCCTGCCCGAGTATTACTCACATCTGCGTGATGACTTTCTGCATCAATCCTAA
- a CDS encoding YheU family protein, with product MIIPWQQIAQETLDNLIREFVLREGTDYGDVEVSLEEKIAQVRAQLQSGQAVIVYSELHETVDIKCHPF from the coding sequence ATGATCATTCCATGGCAACAAATTGCTCAGGAAACACTCGACAATTTGATCCGTGAATTTGTACTGCGTGAAGGCACAGATTATGGTGATGTGGAAGTGTCGCTGGAGGAAAAAATTGCTCAAGTACGCGCGCAGTTACAATCTGGGCAAGCTGTGATCGTCTATTCAGAATTGCATGAAACCGTGGATATTAAATGCCATCCGTTTTAG
- a CDS encoding TIGR02444 family protein codes for MNDEHVKPRLTLERLWQFSLQYYSVREVKEACLRLQNSHHGNVNLLLLLKWLDEQQLTFAEADWPTVLECLSHSETLLHDFRDLRRRLKSHLPDTLYREALQFELQLEKQQQADLVDCLNRLTLYPAQVLPLTQQYCKMLGAEYLAEQFSAPHCEHDNSKS; via the coding sequence ATGAATGATGAGCACGTCAAACCAAGATTAACACTGGAAAGACTCTGGCAATTCAGCTTGCAGTATTACAGTGTGCGCGAGGTAAAAGAGGCGTGCTTACGATTACAAAATAGCCATCACGGCAATGTCAATCTGCTGCTGTTACTCAAATGGCTAGATGAACAGCAGCTCACTTTTGCGGAAGCCGACTGGCCAACGGTGCTGGAATGTTTGAGCCATTCGGAAACTCTGCTGCACGATTTTCGTGATTTGCGGCGACGCTTGAAAAGCCATTTGCCAGACACTCTCTATCGCGAAGCACTACAGTTTGAACTGCAACTGGAAAAGCAGCAGCAAGCGGATTTGGTTGATTGTCTCAATCGTTTAACGCTCTATCCCGCACAAGTGCTACCACTCACTCAGCAATACTGTAAAATGCTTGGCGCTGAATACTTAGCCGAGCAATTTTCTGCTCCGCACTGTGAACACGATAACTCAAAATCATGA